One Ostrea edulis chromosome 2, xbOstEdul1.1, whole genome shotgun sequence genomic region harbors:
- the LOC130051564 gene encoding uncharacterized protein LOC130051564, producing the protein MVDQFTKWVECKPLPSHTAEVTAAAAVNKFFARFGCPFQVFTDQGRNFESKLFVAICELLQTHKARTTPYRPSANGQVERQGNQHASRPDVPDPTERPPVDMEAYVMDLERATQTAHQMARSRLRTSEERMKRDYDLKEFTFLRPCPRHCHGEGQV; encoded by the exons ATGGTAGACCAGTTTACTAAGTGGGTCGAGTGCAAGCCGCTCCCCTCCCATACTGCAGAAGTCACAGCGGCTGCAGCTGTGAACAAGTTCTTTGCCCGGTTTGGCTGCCCATTTCAGGTGTTCACTGACCAGGGCCGGAACTTTGAGAGCAAGTTGTTTGTGGCCATCTGTGAACTGTTACAGACCCATAAGGCGCGGACCACCCCCTATCGCCCCTCGGCTAACGGACAAGTTGAGAG GCAGGGAAATCAACATGCCAGCAGACCTGATGTTCCGGACCCCACGGAGAGACCCCCAGTGGATATGGAAGCTTATGTGATGGACTTAGAGCGGGCAACCCAGACAGCCCATCAGATGGCACGTTCCCGCCTACGGACCTCCGAGGAGCGCATGAAGAGGGACTATGACCTCAAGGAGTTCACGTTCCTACGTCCATGCCCTAGACACTGCCACGGTGAAGGGCAGGTGTAG